A genomic segment from Actinomadura hallensis encodes:
- a CDS encoding alpha/beta hydrolase, translated as MTFANRADVQHEAIGELGDRSLSVSGGRLALFSTVPLDEPRPGPNEAVIVVHGALRNAGDYYRSIRPGRRRLVVAPQFLTEDDVRADEARARYLHWGTEEWKGGLGEVSSFTVMDELLQSVAAFPDVRHVTIVGNSAGGQFVNRYAAVGRGPDHIGASVRFVVANPSTYLYFDRQRPKGDSFVDHDDLDVDQWRYGFGGGVPDYVGEATSGQDHFDRYVQRDVVYLLGEQDADPGALLLEVHPAAEAQGRTRRERGENYHRYLRHKAGRPVHTLVHVPRVGHDAAAMFASPQAGPYLFERRR; from the coding sequence ATGACCTTCGCCAATCGGGCGGATGTCCAGCATGAGGCGATCGGTGAACTCGGGGACCGCAGCCTGTCCGTGAGCGGCGGGCGGCTGGCGCTTTTCTCGACCGTTCCGTTGGACGAGCCCCGTCCCGGACCGAACGAGGCCGTCATCGTCGTGCACGGCGCATTGCGGAACGCCGGGGACTACTACCGGTCGATCAGGCCCGGCCGGCGGCGGCTGGTCGTCGCGCCGCAGTTCCTCACCGAGGACGACGTGCGCGCGGACGAGGCCCGAGCCCGCTACCTGCACTGGGGCACCGAGGAATGGAAGGGCGGCCTCGGCGAGGTCAGTTCGTTCACGGTCATGGACGAGTTGCTGCAGAGCGTTGCCGCATTTCCGGATGTCCGCCACGTGACCATCGTCGGCAACTCCGCGGGCGGTCAGTTCGTGAACCGGTACGCGGCCGTCGGGCGCGGGCCCGATCACATCGGGGCGTCCGTCCGGTTCGTCGTCGCCAATCCCTCGACCTATCTGTATTTCGACAGGCAGCGCCCGAAGGGCGATTCCTTCGTCGACCACGACGACCTCGACGTCGATCAATGGCGCTACGGCTTCGGCGGCGGTGTGCCGGACTATGTCGGAGAAGCGACGTCCGGGCAGGACCACTTCGACCGCTACGTCCAGAGGGACGTCGTCTACCTGCTCGGCGAGCAGGACGCCGACCCCGGTGCGCTCCTTCTGGAGGTGCACCCCGCCGCGGAGGCGCAGGGGCGCACCAGGAGGGAGCGCGGCGAGAACTATCACCGGTATCTGCGCCACAAGGCGGGGCGCCCGGTGCACACACTGGTGCACGTCCCTCGTGTGGGGCACGACGCCGCCGCGATGTTCGCGTCCCCGCAGGCCGGGCCGTACCTGTTCGAGCGGCGCCGCTAG
- a CDS encoding isocitrate lyase/PEP mutase family protein codes for MTEKAERLRELHRPGDPLLLPNVWDAASAATVEEAGFPALATASAAVAAMLGYPDHEGAPADEMLAAAGRVVRAASVPVTVDAEAGYGMRPAELVERLLAIGAAGCNLEDTYAGELAEPERQAEFLAAVRDAAGDTLVINARIDTFVNGVPDALDAAIARGRLYLEAGADCVYPITAPMDAVPELVKGLPGPVNVNNFPGTSLAELAEAGVARVSYGPVPFLQSLEALKRFATRVLSREDPYG; via the coding sequence ATGACCGAAAAAGCTGAACGCCTGCGCGAACTGCACCGCCCCGGCGACCCGCTGCTGCTGCCGAACGTGTGGGACGCCGCGAGCGCCGCCACCGTCGAGGAGGCCGGTTTCCCGGCGCTGGCCACGGCGAGCGCAGCCGTGGCCGCCATGCTCGGCTACCCGGACCACGAGGGGGCGCCCGCCGACGAGATGCTCGCGGCCGCCGGGCGCGTCGTCCGCGCGGCGTCCGTCCCCGTCACCGTGGACGCCGAGGCCGGGTACGGGATGCGGCCCGCCGAGCTGGTCGAACGGCTCCTCGCCATCGGCGCGGCCGGCTGCAACCTGGAGGACACCTACGCGGGGGAACTGGCCGAGCCGGAGCGGCAGGCCGAGTTCCTCGCCGCCGTCCGGGACGCCGCCGGTGACACACTGGTGATCAACGCCCGGATCGACACGTTCGTCAACGGGGTCCCGGACGCGCTGGACGCCGCGATCGCCCGCGGCCGCCTCTACCTGGAGGCGGGCGCCGACTGCGTGTACCCGATCACGGCGCCGATGGACGCCGTCCCCGAGCTGGTCAAGGGCCTGCCGGGGCCGGTCAACGTCAACAACTTCCCCGGCACGTCCCTGGCGGAGCTGGCCGAGGCGGGCGTCGCCCGCGTGTCCTACGGGCCGGTGCCGTTCCTCCAGTCGCTGGAGGCGCTGAAGCGGTTCGCGACCCGCGTCCTCTCCCGTGAGGACCCCTACGGCTGA
- a CDS encoding oxygenase MpaB family protein codes for MAATATVPSPTTLQDSMSGLALAAAAANVVMQLSRLEIGHGVANSKVESGRLDRHPLKRTRTTLTYLAVALLGTDEERKVLRKEVNRAHRQVRSKGPVAYNAFDPELQLWVAACLYQGVEIIHRILYGEPTPEQVEELYKAGARLGTTLQVREEMWPPDRAAFEEYWQDGLSKIQMDDLTRGYLRDLAELRFLPAPVRLPLASTNRFLTLGFLPQRFRDELGYSWTPRDQRRFDRLTRNLARVNAVLPRPARVFPFNYYLWDFRRRVKAGRPIV; via the coding sequence ATGGCCGCGACCGCGACGGTGCCGTCCCCGACCACGCTGCAGGACTCCATGAGCGGTCTCGCGCTCGCCGCGGCCGCCGCGAACGTCGTCATGCAGCTGTCCCGGCTCGAGATCGGGCACGGCGTCGCCAACAGCAAGGTCGAGAGCGGCCGCCTCGACAGGCACCCGCTGAAGCGGACCCGCACCACCCTCACCTACCTCGCCGTCGCCCTCCTCGGCACCGACGAGGAGCGCAAGGTGCTGCGCAAGGAGGTCAACCGGGCCCACCGCCAGGTCCGCTCGAAGGGACCCGTCGCCTACAACGCCTTCGACCCCGAGCTCCAGCTGTGGGTCGCCGCGTGCCTCTACCAGGGCGTCGAGATCATCCACCGGATCCTGTACGGGGAGCCGACCCCCGAGCAGGTCGAGGAGCTCTACAAGGCCGGCGCCCGCCTCGGCACCACCCTCCAGGTCAGGGAGGAGATGTGGCCGCCGGACCGCGCCGCCTTCGAGGAGTACTGGCAGGACGGCCTCAGCAAGATCCAGATGGACGACCTCACCCGCGGCTACCTCCGCGACCTGGCCGAGCTGCGGTTCCTGCCCGCCCCGGTCCGCCTGCCGCTCGCCTCGACGAACCGCTTCCTGACCCTGGGCTTCCTGCCCCAGCGCTTCCGCGACGAGCTCGGCTACAGCTGGACGCCCCGCGACCAGCGCCGCTTCGACCGCCTCACCCGCAACCTGGCCCGCGTCAACGCCGTCCTGCCCCGCCCGGCCCGCGTCTTCCCCTTCAACTACTACCTCTGGGACTTCCGCCGCCGGGTGAAGGCCGGCCGCCCCATCGTCTAG